The sequence GCCCGGTGGGAAAGAGTCACCGTTTCATAGTTACTTGAAAACATAACGGCATGGTCACCGACAATATCTCCTCCGCGGATGACATGCACTCCGATCTCGGAACTTCTCTCGGTCATACCTTCGCGCCCGTAGATCTCTTCCCGGGGTCCTATCTCTTCCTGAAGAATCTGCAGGATCGTTTTTGCAGTTCCACTCGGCGCATCTTTTTTGTACCGGTGGTGTGCTTCAGTGAGTTCGATGTCATAATCACTCAGTTTACCTGCAGCGTCTCTGATAAGTGTCCAGAGTATGTTCATACCGATTGAATAGTTCGTTGATATTACAGCCGGAACATTTCCTTTTGCTATTGCATCATCTATTCCCTTCCGCTGCTCTGAAGTAAGACCAGTTGTACCAAGAATAATGGCAGACCCGGCAAGCGCAGCTATGGGGACATTTTTAGCAGCTGCTGCGGCAATGGTAAAATCAATAACAACATCTGGTTTTGTTGAGGTTAACAATCCGGAGAATTCTTCGGATGAGACGACTGGAGCATCAAAAAATGTTCCTGTTTTTATGTCAACTCCTCCGACCAACTGCATATCCGGTTCTTTGGATACAATGCCTCCAATGGTGGTCCCCATCCGACCGAATGCACCACAAATTACTACTTTAATCATATCTGGACAATACCTCTTTCAATTTTGCTGTTGTCTGCTCTGATGCTTCATCAAGGGGCAGCCGAAGTGGTCCGGCAGCCATTCCTAAGAGTTCAGCTGCTTTCTTTACCGGAATTGGATTGGATTCTATAAACATCGACCGGAAAAGGAGTGAATAGGTATAATGAATATCACGTGCAGTCTGATAGTCCCCGTTCTGGACTGCATCGTACATCTCAATCATCGGTTTTGGGTAGAGATTCGCCGCTACTGATATGACTCCCTTTCCTCCTAAAGCTAGAATTGGGAGGGTAAGATTGTCATCTCCAGAGATAACAGAAAAATCCTCGTCTTTTGTGAGTTCAATTATGGACGAAATCTGGCCAACATCGCCACTTGCTTCCTTGACGCCGACGATGTTTGGATGCTTTGCCAGTTCAGCGATTACATCAGGTGTAACATTTTGTCCGGTTCTTCCTGGGACATTATAGACAACTACAGGGATATCACAGTCTGCAAGGGCTGTGTAATGTTTGACAAGGCCAGAACGGTTCGGCTTGTTATAATATGGACTGATAACCAGCACGCCGTCTGCCCCTGCATCCTTCGCAGCCCTTGTGAACCGAAGTGCTTCTGATGTATTGTTAGAACCGGTTCCGGCAAGAACCGGAACTTTTCCACCTGCCTCATCAATAGTAACTTCTACTACCTGTTCATGTTCAGCAAAAGAAAGAGTTGCAGATTCACCAGTTGAACCACAGGGAACAACGCCATGAACCCCTGCGGCAACAAGGTGCGCTATGTTGGAACGAAGACCATCAAGGTCCAGATTCCGTCCATGATTTCTTTGAAAAGGAGTAATCAATGCGGGGAAAACACCCTCAAACATGAGGATTATTTTTTGAATTTCCCAGTATTTATCTTTCTTGTGATGTATCCGGCAACTCTGTTTCTAACCCGCTTGCTCGGAACATTTGTTGCGCCTGCTACCGCTTTTTTGTTTTCTTCAAAGTCGTTAGAAAACTTCTCTTCGTGGAACTCAAGAAGTTCTGTCCCGATTTTCTTGATATAAGTCGGTTTAATTCCCATGATATATCTCTCTCAGTGAGTTGCATCAATAATGCGCTGTGATATCTTAATAAGATTTGTTGCAACGGATCCCGGATTTTCTCCAAATATCCGGGCTTCCTGAACCTTGGTTAGACTATTTTTTATAAATAAAATGTCAGGAACTCCTGTTTCCTGTTCGCTGCAGAATGCAACAGCCCAGTCCATGGTTGATACACCAGGAGGTATTGCCCCGGCATCGCAGGTAGATGTTTCAAAAAGCATTTCATCAGTTATCCAGGTCAGTGAGTCGATATTTTTTATTGAGCCAGCGCATCGTATCTCTGGAGCAAACCTGATGGCAGTGAGAATGCCGGATGTCATGGCTGAAACTCGTCCAAATTCGATATTATCCATATTTATATGATTTCGGCCAGGGAACAGAGTGCATGAACCGACATCTTCAGGAGTTCGTGCCGCCGGGATTGCATATACTAACTCCATACCATCATCAGGTATGAGTTCTGGACTAACATCATCGATTAATCGTGCTACCGCACGACAGAGTTCTTGTTTGACTTTATCTTTGTATGATTCTTTCATGTGTCCCCAGAGAGAGGTAATCAAAATTTATTCATCCCATAAATCTTAACCAGCGGCATGACTCATAATATTCAAGATATGAAACGATGGATGCTTGATGCCATAGTCGGAGTCGGAAGTCTCATAGTATTTCTTGTGGTTATTCTCCTTCTACCGGCAGTCCTTCCTGGTGAAATTGGATATTTAGGTGCCCTGCTCATCTTTGTTGCCACCATCAGCGCGGGAGGGTATTTGATTAGAGGAGTCTCCGCCTGATTCACTCTTTTTAGTACCTGCTTTGTCCAAAATCTGCCGGGATCCTTTCTGTTCGGATGTACTTTTTAAGTTTTTCTTTGAAATTTCCCGTTTTTTTTGCTTGTAATATGTTAATGGATGATTGATCTTCTGACAAAGACTGTCTGGGTGAATACAAATTCCATGTGTTCGCATAGTGGCACATTGTGGGGAGATATATTCAGTACTGGTACCTCCCCTTCCAGAAATATGCTCAACCTGGTACATCGTCTTTCGAAGATCAAAATTTTGAACATTTCCATATAACTCAATGATACGGGTATTTTCCATTCCGATGTTATGAAGAAATGCAGATATGGCAAATCGTGCCATATGCGTCAGATGACCCTGACCTGCAATTGCTCCCAGAATGGCCTGCATACAAGGTGGAAACGCTGATTCCTCTACCTTTCCGAATTCTTCAAGAATATGTTTCTGCCATTCTGATTTTATATTGTCGACTTCCGGTTGCAAGAGTTCACAAATTGATGAAGGAACCTTGATAGGCAGATTTCTCGCCATTACATATCTAAGTCGCTCCCTGACAATCTCGTCATACTCTAAAGGAGCAACCCTGACCTTACCTCTGATTACAACCCTGTTTATCAGTCGCCATCGTTCTTCCTGCATCCTGGAAGCCACCGGTATATAGTCAGTCACAGAAATTTCAGTTCCGGTTTCCGGCAGCCCGATTGACTTTCTAATGAATCGTTTTACATCTGAGGATTCATCCTGGAGAAATGCAAAAACCAGCCATGACTGGTATCTGACCAAGCGATCGATGAGAACCCGGTCCTGTGCGCATGATACTATAATCCGGCTTACCGGGTAGGAAGCAATAATATTCGTTATTGATTCAGCATCCGGAGGGATATCTGGCAGGGGGGGTAACTCTCTTCCGTTGAAGGATAGCGCACACTGCATCGTAGTGCTGGCTTCTTTGATGGCATGTTTTCCCCCCGGTGACTGAAGATATTGCTCAAGTGAACTACTAATCGTCCCAATATACGACTGAGACTCTTTTAAAAAAGGATATTTTGCCAGATCTTTGCGATCAAGGGTGACCATACATTTAGT comes from Methanospirillum hungatei and encodes:
- the priL gene encoding DNA primase regulatory subunit PriL — translated: MVTLDRKDLAKYPFLKESQSYIGTISSSLEQYLQSPGGKHAIKEASTTMQCALSFNGRELPPLPDIPPDAESITNIIASYPVSRIIVSCAQDRVLIDRLVRYQSWLVFAFLQDESSDVKRFIRKSIGLPETGTEISVTDYIPVASRMQEERWRLINRVVIRGKVRVAPLEYDEIVRERLRYVMARNLPIKVPSSICELLQPEVDNIKSEWQKHILEEFGKVEESAFPPCMQAILGAIAGQGHLTHMARFAISAFLHNIGMENTRIIELYGNVQNFDLRKTMYQVEHISGRGGTSTEYISPQCATMRTHGICIHPDSLCQKINHPLTYYKQKKREISKKNLKSTSEQKGSRQILDKAGTKKSESGGDSSNQIPSRADGGNKDEQGT
- a CDS encoding thiamine-phosphate synthase family protein, encoding MKESYKDKVKQELCRAVARLIDDVSPELIPDDGMELVYAIPAARTPEDVGSCTLFPGRNHINMDNIEFGRVSAMTSGILTAIRFAPEIRCAGSIKNIDSLTWITDEMLFETSTCDAGAIPPGVSTMDWAVAFCSEQETGVPDILFIKNSLTKVQEARIFGENPGSVATNLIKISQRIIDATH
- a CDS encoding 30S ribosomal protein S17e, which produces MGIKPTYIKKIGTELLEFHEEKFSNDFEENKKAVAGATNVPSKRVRNRVAGYITRKINTGKFKK
- the dapA gene encoding 4-hydroxy-tetrahydrodipicolinate synthase gives rise to the protein MFEGVFPALITPFQRNHGRNLDLDGLRSNIAHLVAAGVHGVVPCGSTGESATLSFAEHEQVVEVTIDEAGGKVPVLAGTGSNNTSEALRFTRAAKDAGADGVLVISPYYNKPNRSGLVKHYTALADCDIPVVVYNVPGRTGQNVTPDVIAELAKHPNIVGVKEASGDVGQISSIIELTKDEDFSVISGDDNLTLPILALGGKGVISVAANLYPKPMIEMYDAVQNGDYQTARDIHYTYSLLFRSMFIESNPIPVKKAAELLGMAAGPLRLPLDEASEQTTAKLKEVLSRYD
- the dapB gene encoding 4-hydroxy-tetrahydrodipicolinate reductase, producing MIKVVICGAFGRMGTTIGGIVSKEPDMQLVGGVDIKTGTFFDAPVVSSEEFSGLLTSTKPDVVIDFTIAAAAAKNVPIAALAGSAIILGTTGLTSEQRKGIDDAIAKGNVPAVISTNYSIGMNILWTLIRDAAGKLSDYDIELTEAHHRYKKDAPSGTAKTILQILQEEIGPREEIYGREGMTERSSEIGVHVIRGGDIVGDHAVMFSSNYETVTLSHRAYDRAVFAEGAVRATRWIVGKKPGIYGMKDVLNLS